In the Paralichthys olivaceus isolate ysfri-2021 chromosome 15, ASM2471397v2, whole genome shotgun sequence genome, one interval contains:
- the aldocb gene encoding fructose-bisphosphate aldolase C-B has protein sequence MTHQYPALTPEQKKELQDIAQRIVAPGKGILAADESTGSMAKRFNPIGVENTEENRRRYRQLLFTADQRIDSCIGGVIFFHETLYQTTDDGTSFSKLIQDRGLVVGIKVDKGVVPLAGTNGETTTQGLDGLSERCAQYKKDGADFAKWRCVLKISDTTPSELAIFENANVLARYASICQQNGIVPIVEPEILPDGDHDLKRCQYVTEKVLAAVYKSLSDHHVYLEGTLLKPNMVTAGHSCPTKYSSEEIAMATVTALRRTVPPAVTGVTFLSGGQSEEEASVNLNAINNCPLAKPWALTFSYGRALQASALNAWRGELSNEKAAAEEFIKRAEANGLAALGKYESSGAGGAAAKSLYVVNHAY, from the exons ATGACTCACCAGTACCCCGCACTGACTCCTGAGCAGAAGAAAGAGCTGCAGGACATCGCTCAGAGGATAGTCGCTCCAGGAAAAGGCATCCTCGCAGCCGATGAGTCCACTg GCAGCATGGCAAAACGTTTCAACCCCATCGGGGTTGAGAACACAGAGGAGAACAGGCGCCGCTACCGCCAGCTGCTCTTCACAGCCGACCAGCGCATCGACAGCTGCATCGGAGGAGTCATCTTCTTCCACGAAACCCTCTACCAGACCACAGATGACGGCACTTCCTTCTCCAAGCTCATCCAGGACCGCGGCCTTGTTGTTGGCATCAAG GTGGACAAAGGTGTCGTGCCCCTCGCTGGAACAAATGGAGAAACCACCACTCAGG GTTTGGACGGTCTGTCTGAGCGCTGTGCGCAGTACAAGAAGGACGGCGCTGACTTTGCCAAGTGGCGCTGTGTGCTTAAGATCAGCGACACCACGCCGTCTGAGCTGGCCATCTTCGAGAATGCTAACGTGCTGGCGCGATATGCTAGCATCTGCCAGCAG AATGGAATTGTTCCTATTGTGGAGCCTGAGATCCTTCCTGATGGAGACCATGACCTGAAGCGTTGCCAGTATGTCACTGAGAAG GTTCTAGCTGCTGTGTACAAGTCTCTGTCAGACCACCATGTGTACCTGGAGGGGACACTGCTGAAACCCAACATGGTCACAGCCGGACACTCCTGCCCCACCAAGTACAGCAGCGAGGAAATCGCCATGGCCACCGTCACTGCCCTGCGCCGCACTGTCCCTCCTGCTGTCACAG GAGTGACCTTCTTGTCAGGCGGCCAGTCCGAAGAGGAAGCAAGCGTGAACCTCAACGCCATCAACAACTGCCCGCTCGCCAAGCCTTGGGCCCTGACTTTCTCCTACGGCCGCGCCCTGCAGGCCTCCGCCCTGAATGCATGGAGAGGAGAGCTGAGCAACGAGAAGGCTGCCGCCGAGGAGTTCATCAAACGCGCTGAG GCAAATGGTCTGGCTGCGCTCGGCAAGTACGAGTCTTCTGGAGCTGGTGGCGCAGCAGCAAAGTCTCTCTATGTGGTCAATCACGCCTATTAA